The Borrelia duttonii Ly genomic sequence TAATAAGTAATAATTTAAATATTATAAGGGAATTTGAATCTTCCAATGAGTTTATCTTTGATTCTGATGTTTTAGATGTTGTAGAAGTAGTAGAATTTAAGAGTGATGATGTAAGGGTAGAGTATGCGGAAGTAAAGAGTGATTTGAAAGGAGAAATTGAGCCTTCACTGGATGATTATTTATTTGTTATAAATGCTTATTTTAATGATTATGATGATATTAAAGTTATTGTAGATAATGTCAATTCTATTAAAATTTTATCACCTTAGTTTTGTTTTTATGTTAAAAATATTTGTATATGTGTTTTGAAATTTTTAGTATGAAAGCAAATTAGTTTTATGATTTATATATTTTGTATTAAGATGTATAATATTTATGTATGATATATTAGTAAATTAATCATTTGTTTTATTCTTACTTGTTGAAAGGTTAGATTATATGAAAGAAGTTAAAGAAATTAAATTTCCTAAGAGAAAAAACTTGAAGGCCGAAGAGATGGATATTGAAGATTTTATTGCTCAAGTTGACTATACTACTATGCAGTTAGATAGAGAGTTTCGAGAGTTTCAAAGACAATATGGTTCAGATAAAAGTCTTGATGATTGGATGGTGCATATGGAGCAGGAAAATCAGATTCAAAATAAAAAAATTCAAGAAACATCTGAGACTTTAAGTTCACGTTTTGCAAAAAAACTTAATGGTGTTATTGGTAAAGATTAGGAATTTTCTTTATTGTTATCTAATTTATTTAGATTTTAAGTACCATACAGATTTTGTAAAATTTGGTTTGAATTTGTGATATAAAGATTTAATGTTGGAGTGTTGTAAGTCATGTTAAGATATGATTTACAGCATTTCAGCATTAAAGGTAATTTAGTAAGCCATTGTATACCTTATTTAAATTAAGGGAGTAGGTTTTACGTTTGATTATGAAATTTTTGTTAGTTTGTATTATTATTGATGATATGTTTTTAGTTTTTTAATTCAGATGGGAGGTTTGTTGTGAGAATTATTATAAAAAATGTTATTTTGATTTGTTTATTTGTTATATTTGGTTGTAGTCATAATTTATTTATAAAACCAAAATCTGGGCTTGTGAAAGATTATGCTTCAGTGATGGTGGGTGATAAAAAGTATTATTATATGGAAGAATTTCCTATTAATTTTGATTTGGTATTTAAGTTTGTGGATAATGAGCATAAATCTACATCCAATTCTTATAGTAGGCCACTTCCAGGAGGTTTTGAAGAGAGAAGTCATTTTTCTAGCACTAGTTTAGAGAAAAGTCAATCTTCACATCTTGGAAAAATTAGTGTATTAGTTAATTCAAAAGATGTAGAACGTTTGAGTATTAAGTCTTTAAAAGAACTTAATGAATATTTAAAGAAAGATGATTTGGGCTCTTTGGATATTAAATTTGCTTTTGTGATTGATCTTACTAAATCATTGTTAAAAAAGAGTTTGGTTGGTAATGAACTTTTTATGTTTGATTATAAAGGACTTGTTGCTTTCAAAGATAGCATAAAAAATACTAATACTACCACCAGTAACGATAATCTAAGCGTAACTGTACATTATGCTTATAAAGGTCTTAAGGATAGTATTCATAAGATATATTCTAGAACATATAATCAATATGACAGTTCGTTAAAGAAATTTACTGATAAGGATAAGCATAAAGATGGTAATGAGTTTTATTTTGAAGTTAAAGGTAATATAGGTAGTTTTTCAAATTTATTAGATAATGCTGTTCAAAAAATTAAGACAGGATTGCAATAAATTTTTTACTAAATGAGAAAATGTTTTCACTTGGAGTTTGATATATGTTTTGATGTATGTAAAATTGTAGGCTAATAATTCTTATAGAATTGTTGCCTACAATGATAAATATTGATTTTTTTGTTAAAAATAGCATAAATAACAATACCTGATTTTTTGTTAATGTAATAAAATTATTTTTATGAAAATTGTAGGCTAAATGATTATTAAAGGAATTTTATAGTGAGTAATAATGCATTAGTTATCTTGGATTTTGGTTCTCAGTATAGTCAACTTATTGCAAGAAAAATTAGAGAGATGGGTGTATATACAATAATAGTTACATATTCTCTTTCTGCTAAAGAAATTAAGGATATGAATCCTGTAGGGTTAATTTTAAGTGGCGGTCCTGCTTCTGTATATTTGGATGAAGCACCTGGTGTTGATATTGAGATTTTTGATTTGGGTATTCCTATTTTGGGGATATGTTATGGTATGCAATTGATTATTAAGGTATTTGGAGGTGTGATTTCTAAGTGTGATAAGCAGGAATTTGGACATACTGAATTATTTATTGATGATAATAAAGCCGATTTATTTTTAGAGCTTCCAAGTAAATTTGAAGTGATGATGAGTCATGGAGATAATATAGAAAAAATACCAGAGGGTTTTAAGCAAATTGCTTATACTAAGGTTTGTGTTGGAGCTGTATTTAATTTAGAGAAAAGAATTTATGGTGTACAATTTCATCCGGAAGTAAGTTGTTGTGATATTGGTAATCAAATATTTATGAATTTTGTTTTTAAAATTTGTAAAGCACAGACAAATTGGGATTTAAGTAATAGTATAGAAGATTTAGTAAAAGGTATAAGACATGAGGTAGGTGATAGTAAGGTAATTTTGGGACTCTCTGGAGGAATAGATTCTTTGGTATGTGCTTTGCTGATTAATAAGGCAATAAAGGATAATTTGATATGTGTATTTGTTGATACTGGCTTTTTAAGGAAGAATGAAGCCAATGAGATATTGGAATTTAATAAGAAGTATAATTTGAATATAAAACATATTGATTCTTCTTTGTTGTTTTTAACTAATTTAAGGGATGTAGATGATCCTGAAGAGAAAAGAAAAATTATAGGGAAAACATTTGTAGAAATTTTTGAAAAGGTGGCATTAGAAGAGGATGATATAAAATATTTAGCTCAAGGAACTATTTATTCAGATGTTATTGAATCTGATGTTAAGAATAATGTTTGCTCTTCAAAAAATATTAAATCACATCATAATGTAGGAGGACTTCCCGATAAAATTAACCTAAATTTATTAGAACCGTTAAGGAATCTTTTTAAAGATGAGGTAATTCAATTGGGAGTGCAATTGGGTCTTGAAGAGGAAGTTCTCTATAGACATCCATTTCCAGGGCCAGGATTGGCAATAAGAATAATAGGGGAAATAACAAAAGATAAGATTGATATTTTGCAAGGAGCTGATCATATTTTTATAGAAGAGCTTTTGATAAATAATTTATATTATAAAGTAAGACAAGCATTTGTGGTGTTATTGCCTGTAAGAACTGTAGGTGTTATGGGAGATAACAGAACATATGAATATACAGCTGTCATTCGGTGTGTTAATACTCTAGATTTTATGACAGCTAGTTGGGTTGAGTTACCTTATAGTTTTTTAAGAAAAGTTTCATCACGAATAATTAATGAAATTAGGGGGATAAATAGAGTTTGTTATGATATTTCTTCTAAGCCTCCAGCGACGATAGAATGGGAATAATTATAAATTAGTGAATGAGGGAGAAATAATTGATGGATAAAATAGTAAAAGAAGCTTTGACTTTTGATGATGTTTCTTTAATTCCTAGGAAATCATCTATATTACCTAGTGATGTTAATTTGAAGACAAGATTAACAAGAAATATATATTTAAATATACCTTTTTTAAGTTCAGCTATGGATACAGTTACAGAAAGTAGAATGGCGATAGCGGTGGCAAAGGAAGGTGGGATAGGTGTTATACATAAGAACATTACTATTGAAAAGCAAAGGAAAGAGGTGGAAATAGTAAAATCTTATCATCGTAATGGGATTATAAGGAATCTTATTACGATTAATGAGGATACTAGTATTAAAGAGGCTAGAAGGTTGATTGTTAAACATAATATTTCTGCATTGCCAGTTACAGATCATGCAGGTAAAATATTAGGTTTAGTAACCAGTAGAGACATTAAGTATATTGCAGATGATAATACTCCTGTGATTAATGCAATGACTAAAAAATTAATTACTGCAAAAGAAGATATTACGTTGTCAGAAGCCAAAGAGATTTTATTTAAGCATAGGATAGAAAAGTTACTTATTGTTGATGAGTCAAATAGTTTGCGAGGATTAATAACTTGCAAGGATATAGATCATGTTGAACATCAAGAATATTTTCCAAATGCATGTAAAGATATGAATGATAGATTGAGGGTTGGGGCAGCTGTTTCTACTGATGTTGATACTTTAGAGCGTGTTGAAGAATTGGTTAAGGCAGATGTTGATGTTATTGTTGTTGATTCTGCACATGGACATTCTACTAAGGTAATTGAGATTGTAAGGAAAATTAAAAGTAAATATCCAAATTTGGATGTTATTGCAGGTAATATAGTAACTAAAGAAGCGGCTTTTGATTTAATTGATGCAGGTGCGGATTGTTTAAAAGTGGGAATAGGTCCTGGGAGTATATGTACAACAAGAATAGTTGCAGGAGTTGGTGTGCCACAGTTGACAGCAATTAATGATGTTTTTGAGGCTTGTAAAGATACAAATATTTGCATTATAGCAGATGGTGGTATTAGATTTTCAGGAGATATAGTTAAAGCAATTGCTGCAGGAGCTGATAGTGTGATGATAGGGAATCTTTTTGCTGGGGCTCATGAATCTCCCTCAGAGGAAGTAATGTATAATGGCAAGAAATTTAAGATTTATGTTGGTATGGGATCTCTTGCTGCTATGGCTAGGGGTTCTAAATCTAGGTATTTTCAATTTGAAAGTAAAGATTCTCCTGGGAAATTGGTTCCTGAGGGTATTGAGGGGATGGTTCCTTATGTTGGTAAGGTAAAAGACATTATCTTTCAATTAAAGGGAGGTTTAATGTCTGGGATGGGATATTTGGGAGTTGAGACAATATTAGAATTAAAGAGAGATTCTAAATTTGTCAAAATAAGTTCCGCATCATTAAGAGAATCTCATACTCATGATGTTTTGGAGAATTAAAAATTTATTGTTTGATTTTGTAGTGAAGTTTTATATTATTTATAATTTTGAATTTTCTTAAATAATTGTTTTATAGTTATCCATTTATATTTACCCTAAATTGAGGGTAAAAGTCTTAGTGTATATATGATGAAATTTAATTTCAAGATAAATATATTTATATAATTGATGTTCTATCTGTATATAATTTCAGTGTTTACTTTTTTTATGAATTTTAATCAGTAGTATATTCTTGATTATTGCTAATTTGGAAGTAAAATGTTGTACACAAGCTTTTGATTTTAAAAAGGAGGAGAAAAATGACCAGATATAATGATGTATTTATATTATTGATGCTAATATCTATAGTATCATGTAAAAATGCAGTTGACGGAACTAAAACTGTCAAGGATATAAATGGTAATGCAAGAAATGGTTCTAGAGCCAAGAGTGATTTTGTTGTAGCTAATGGTTTTGATATGAGGAATGGTCCTGCTCTAGAGAATAATTCTGGTATTGATAATGCTAATATTAGAAATGATGTTGATCGATTAAGCAAAGATGATATTGTTCAACTTAAGACTTTTATTACAAAGTCTGTTAAATATGCAAGATCGTTATGTCTTCTTATACAAGAGTATCATACAATTTATAGTTTTCTTAAAAATTATGTGTATTGTGTAAATGGTTCTGGTAATTGTGATAATGCTAAATTAACCAAGGAATCTATAGATGTCATAATAAAAATGAAGGTTGATAATATTGTTGATAAACTTGAGAATATTTTAAATTATTTTAAAATACATAATCCTAAGATGAGTATAGATTCAATTGAACAACTTAAGAAAATTTTTAAATATCATGTTAATTCTGTCTTTGATAGTAACGAAATAAAAATGGATCAAGTTGTTGATGTTGTTAAATTGATAATTAATGCTTATGAAAATGTTATTGATACTGCTGTAAATATGTATGCTGATATGTTTTATTTTATAGTGTCTCAGTATTCTTCAAAAAAATTAGCGGAAATTTCTAAAAATTTTGTTCGAAGTATCAGATTGTGTATGAAAGAAAATGATAGTAATAATATTTTATTGGTTCAAATTATGATTTCTGTTTTTGAATCTATTTTTTTAAATCAGGGAGATATTAGAGATGTTAAAGAAAATGCCAGAAAGTTATTTTTTTATAGGAGAGGAAAAGAATTATCAAATTCTATTGATGAACTTTATGTTGTTTATCATATAGCCAGACTGAATTAGGTTTTATTTGATTTTTGTTTTTATTAATGGTCTTAATATTCATTAAAATGGCAAAAAATGACAATAGGTTATTAAATTGTCAACAAACTTAGCTATATTTATCTCATATAGTTAAAATAAATCTTGACAAGGGACTAT encodes the following:
- the guaA gene encoding glutamine-hydrolyzing GMP synthase: MSNNALVILDFGSQYSQLIARKIREMGVYTIIVTYSLSAKEIKDMNPVGLILSGGPASVYLDEAPGVDIEIFDLGIPILGICYGMQLIIKVFGGVISKCDKQEFGHTELFIDDNKADLFLELPSKFEVMMSHGDNIEKIPEGFKQIAYTKVCVGAVFNLEKRIYGVQFHPEVSCCDIGNQIFMNFVFKICKAQTNWDLSNSIEDLVKGIRHEVGDSKVILGLSGGIDSLVCALLINKAIKDNLICVFVDTGFLRKNEANEILEFNKKYNLNIKHIDSSLLFLTNLRDVDDPEEKRKIIGKTFVEIFEKVALEEDDIKYLAQGTIYSDVIESDVKNNVCSSKNIKSHHNVGGLPDKINLNLLEPLRNLFKDEVIQLGVQLGLEEEVLYRHPFPGPGLAIRIIGEITKDKIDILQGADHIFIEELLINNLYYKVRQAFVVLLPVRTVGVMGDNRTYEYTAVIRCVNTLDFMTASWVELPYSFLRKVSSRIINEIRGINRVCYDISSKPPATIEWE
- the guaB gene encoding IMP dehydrogenase; its protein translation is MDKIVKEALTFDDVSLIPRKSSILPSDVNLKTRLTRNIYLNIPFLSSAMDTVTESRMAIAVAKEGGIGVIHKNITIEKQRKEVEIVKSYHRNGIIRNLITINEDTSIKEARRLIVKHNISALPVTDHAGKILGLVTSRDIKYIADDNTPVINAMTKKLITAKEDITLSEAKEILFKHRIEKLLIVDESNSLRGLITCKDIDHVEHQEYFPNACKDMNDRLRVGAAVSTDVDTLERVEELVKADVDVIVVDSAHGHSTKVIEIVRKIKSKYPNLDVIAGNIVTKEAAFDLIDAGADCLKVGIGPGSICTTRIVAGVGVPQLTAINDVFEACKDTNICIIADGGIRFSGDIVKAIAAGADSVMIGNLFAGAHESPSEEVMYNGKKFKIYVGMGSLAAMARGSKSRYFQFESKDSPGKLVPEGIEGMVPYVGKVKDIIFQLKGGLMSGMGYLGVETILELKRDSKFVKISSASLRESHTHDVLEN